The DNA segment AGGCGCCGACGACGAGTCCACCCGGGGCCACCCGCACCCGAGGACGCGAGTTGTACGGGTGGTGCGGGTGGGAGCCCAATCCGGCCGAAGGCCGGACGCCTGCCGCCCCACCCGCAGCCGCCGACGGCGAGTCCGACCGCAGGGGCCACCCGCACCCGACCTCGAAAGCTGCACGGGTGGGGCGGGTGGGAACACAATCCGGCCGGAGGCCGGAGCGGTCAGTGGCGGGAGGGCCAGGCTGTCGCCGGGTGGGGGTCCGGGTCTGTGCCGGCGTGGCGGGCGCAGGCGTCCGTCAGGGACTCCAGCAGGGTGAGGGGCTCGGGGAACGCGTGTTCCGGGCCCCGGACCCAGCGGACGCCGCGCGTCGGGGCGCCGGGTAGGCGGGCCGGGGGGACCAGGACGTAGGAGCCCCGGCAGTGCCAGCGCAGCCCCGGGTGTTCGTCCATCGTCTCGGGGTGACAGTCCAGCTCACACGGCCACCACTCGTCCTCGTCCTCGGGCGTACCCCGCGTCAGAGTGAAGAAGAGCATCCGCCCGTCGTCGCTCTCGGCGACCGGACCGACCTCCACCCCCTCCCCGAGCAGCCGGTCGAGAGCAGCGCGCCCCGCCTCCAGCGGCACGTCCAGCACATCGTGCGTCATCCCCGTCGCGGTGATGAAGTTGGCCTCGGGCTGCTCCCGTACCCACCGCTCGACCTGCGCACGATCGGTCGTGGACTGGGTCTGCCAGGCGAAGGACACCGGATGCCGCGCGGGAGTGGGACAGCCGACGCGGTCGCAGGAACAGCCGTACCCCGGCGCGGGATACGCGGCGGGCGCCAGCGACAGCCCCGCCCCGGCGGCGGCGAGCAGCATCGCCTCACGGCCACCGTCGTCGGCGGCCTCGTCCTTGGGACGCCGTCCACGCAGCCACTGGGAGATCCTGCCCTGCCGGCCGGACCGGCCGCCGAACGTCGCGCTCATCTGTCCCCTCGCCTCGCTGTGGTGCGGACAGCATGCCTCATCGTCCCATCATCCTGCGCCACGGGGAGCCCGAGCACGGATATGAAGGAGACTGGCGAGACATACCTCACAATGGAGGGGTATGCACGATTTTCCCCTTTCTTTGCCAGGGAAAGCCCGTGCGGTGACGCGTAACCCGCGTGCTAGTCGTCCCCCAGCGGCGGCCACGCATCGCCCCACTCCACGTCCCGGGCCGCCTTGTACAGATCACCGTGCCGCTTGGTCACCGTCGTCCGCCGCAACTGCTCGTCCGCCTCGCAGAGATCGAGCAGCACCTGCCCCTTGCGGATCTGCGGCCGCCGTACGATCCGCGCGGGGGCGGGCTCGGCGGGCAGCCGGGTCGCCGCGACGTAGCTGAACTTCTCGTCCTCGTACGCCAGCGACCCGCCCTTGACCTGCCGGTGCAGCGAGGACCGGCTGACCCGCGCCGCGAAGTGGCACCAGTCGGTGCCCGGCACGATCGGGCACGGCGCGCTGTGCGGACAGGGCGCCGCGACCCGGAACCCGGCCGCGATCAGCCGGTCGCGGGCCTCGATGATCCGCTCGTACCCCGCCGGCGTCCCGGCCTCCACGATGACGACGGACCGCGCGGCAGCGGCGGCGGCCTCGACGAGGGCGGCACGGTCGGGCTCGGACAGCTCGTTGAGGACGTACGACACGGTGACCAGATCGGTCTCCGGCAGCTCCAGCGCCGCCCCGATCCGGGCCCGCCGCCACTCGGCGCCGCGCAGCGCGGGGTGCGAACCGGCGATCTCCCGCCCGAGGGCGAGCGCGGGCTCTGCCCAGTCCAGCACGGTCACCGGGCGTTCCCCGTCCCAGGTCGCGGCCACCGCCCAGGTCGCCGCGCCGGTCCCGCCCCCGATGTCCACATGGCTGCCCGGCACCCACGCGGGCACCGCGTCCGCGAACGCCTCCAGCGCCGCCCGCACCGCCTCGAACGTCGCGGGCATCCGGTACGCCGCGTACGCCGCCACATCGGCGCGGTCCCGCAGGATCGGCGCGTTCGTCGGGGTGTCCCCCCGGTAATTGGCGATGAGCCGCTCGACGGCGGAGGCCGCCTGCCGGGGCGGCAACCCGTCCAGCACCCCGGCGAGGGTCGAGCGGAGCGTATCGGCGGCGGAGGCGGGGGCGTTCACCCGACGATTCTCTCAGGTGCGCGAAGCCACTCTTCTAAGCGTCCCGGACCGCCTTCGCCAGGCGGGAGGCGAGGGCCGCTCGGGGGTGGCTGTCGGGGGGACGGCGGACCGGGTGGACCGTGTTGGCCAGGAGGACCAGGAACGTGTCCGTCGAGGGGTCGATGACCAGCGACGTACCGGTGAAGCCCGTGTGGCCGGCCGCGCCGTGGCCCGAGAGGGTGCCCATGAACCAGGGCTCGTCCAGGGCGAAGCCGAGGCCGGGCGGGGTGAGGAGGAGTTCGACGAAGTCGGGGCCGAGGATGCGGGCGGGCCCGTACGCGCCGCCCGCGAGCAGCGCGCGGCAGAAGACGGCGAGGTCGGGGCCGGTGGAGAAGAGGCCCGCGTGGCCCGCGACCCCGCCGAGCGCCCAGGCGTTC comes from the Streptomyces seoulensis genome and includes:
- a CDS encoding small ribosomal subunit Rsm22 family protein, producing the protein MNAPASAADTLRSTLAGVLDGLPPRQAASAVERLIANYRGDTPTNAPILRDRADVAAYAAYRMPATFEAVRAALEAFADAVPAWVPGSHVDIGGGTGAATWAVAATWDGERPVTVLDWAEPALALGREIAGSHPALRGAEWRRARIGAALELPETDLVTVSYVLNELSEPDRAALVEAAAAAARSVVIVEAGTPAGYERIIEARDRLIAAGFRVAAPCPHSAPCPIVPGTDWCHFAARVSRSSLHRQVKGGSLAYEDEKFSYVAATRLPAEPAPARIVRRPQIRKGQVLLDLCEADEQLRRTTVTKRHGDLYKAARDVEWGDAWPPLGDD
- a CDS encoding bifunctional DNA primase/polymerase, with the protein product MSATFGGRSGRQGRISQWLRGRRPKDEAADDGGREAMLLAAAGAGLSLAPAAYPAPGYGCSCDRVGCPTPARHPVSFAWQTQSTTDRAQVERWVREQPEANFITATGMTHDVLDVPLEAGRAALDRLLGEGVEVGPVAESDDGRMLFFTLTRGTPEDEDEWWPCELDCHPETMDEHPGLRWHCRGSYVLVPPARLPGAPTRGVRWVRGPEHAFPEPLTLLESLTDACARHAGTDPDPHPATAWPSRH